The Elaeis guineensis isolate ETL-2024a chromosome 3, EG11, whole genome shotgun sequence region aATATTTGGACAAAAAAATAATCtactatatttttttatgcatgaaaaagtaactttaaaatttattacacatattcttttgcattactaTTTTTTcgataaattactaaaaattattcatatttttcataatatattttacacatactttttataatattttttatactttttaacttGAAAAAATTGATAATTAATTATTGAGTATTGAACGTTGGAGATTTTGAAAATGAGGACGAGATAtcttagaaataaaattaaatgtcTGTTTTACTgagtaataaaaaataatttaatcattttttagatatataaaattttcttctattttatgaataaatattatttaagataaaataaattatcgatttttaaaaatataaaaaaattgataaattaatcaataaaaaaattaaatatttattcataaaataacgTACACTAACAGCACCACCTCAAACATATCAAGCTCCCTGCATGGACGGCTCGGATCTCTAAAACAGCATTTTTCAGCATTATTCCAGGTGAAAATGAAATGTTGGACGCATTACTTGGTGCAATGAGACCACAACGTCCAAAACGCTTCTTCCCGGCTAAAACCGAACGGCCGTCACACACGTGCCACTGGAGTTCTTTTCCCAAATAATacgaaaaaaaaacttttttaccaaaatatatcaaaacgaaacttatttaccaaactaatgcaaaaggtaaaaacgccattttgaatggcgttttttccccttccacgtcagccCCTGTTTCCACGCTGGCATTgcccgaagaaaaaaaaaaatagaaaaacgccatttggaatggcgtctttaaaaacgccattttgaatggcgtttttaaaaacgccattcaaaatggcgtttctcAATTTTCCCCCCGCAAAAAATCGTGGGAAAatggaaaattttattttttaaattttggaattagtaaataaattaaaaaattaatttggattgaaatataaaatataaagattttaatttgtaattaatttaaaaattataagaaaaaaaaattatcatagaaaataaaaaaaagagaaagaaatatgaaagaaatgaaaatattatttcaaattactttcggaaattaaaattaatttattttaaaaagattccaaaaatttttaagtagagggttaaaaaattttataaaaacataaagaattgaagaaaatagaaattataattgaaattgaataacaaagtttataatttttaattttaagaaataagaattataattgtaaatgaaattaaaaattttattgtaaataactaaataaatttaaatataaatttttaaagtattttttaaataaaagaaaaaaaatactaatagaatataaaaaagataaaagtagaaaaaaattaaaattaaaatataaaaatatagaaattataaagtagattagaaaaaatatatcataaaataataaaattaaattgaattaattacaatttttttgttagggtattttataaatgtgacttaaaaaaattaaatttgaaataaattttgataaaaaaatacattaaaaagttaaaaaattatgaaaaggtaAAATGttgaaaagtgaaaatttttaaaaagtcaccaaaaataacaaatataaatttataatcaaaaaaaatgtaatgtttaattgaaataaaaatattttttaaatatattttataagaataaaattaatttaatttaaaaaattttcaaataaaatttgaaaatgacctaaaaaaatttcataaaaagataaaaaattgtaaaaaatagaaatttataaataatcaaagaacaagcattataattcaaaatttaaaagaaataaaattttaaatattaattgaaataaatatattatttaaaattactttcgaaaattaaaaagtaaatttattaaaaagattcaaaaaatttttaaaagtagggttaaaaaatattataaaaatataaagaattgaaaaaaaatagaaattataattgtaattgaagaacaaagtttataatttttaattttaagaaataagaattataattgtaaatgaaattaaaaattatattttaaattacaaaattaatttaaatataaatttttaaaaattattttaaataaaagaaaaaaatactagtagaatataaaaaataaaaaaaaaattaaaattaaaatttaaaaatatagaaattataaattagattagaaaaaatatatcataaaagaataaaataaaaataaattaattacaatttctttgttagggtattttatcaatgtgatttaaaaaaataagaaataagaattaaaattgtaattgaaattaaaaataatattttaattaataagtaaaattaaatattataatttaaaaaaataatttaaatgaaggaaaaaaaatgggtggaaaaattaaaatttaattagaattaaaatttgataaaaaaaaatacagtgtaaagttaaaaattgagaaaaaatatggaataagatattcataagaaaatatttttttaattacgagaaataaaaaaaaaagggggaaaacgccatagagaatggcgttttcccctcccaGATCCCTTTTcccccctctccttcttccttctcccttctccttctcctcttctcccttctcccttctcccttcctgatcttctccggcgtctctccgacggcacggcggcacggcggcacggcggcgaggtctcggcggcggtgagttcttcccgcctctctctccatcttcctctttctctctcgctcttcccctctctctctttctctcatcctggcggcgggccgcgcgtcccggcggcgggccgcgcgtcccggcggtggctcccggccccctctcctctctctcttcctctctctctctctcttcctctctctctcccttctccgtggccgccggccacagactggcggcggcgggccgcgcgtcccggcggcgggccgcgcgccccggctgtgggtccgcgtcccggcggtggccccgtcccctcctctctctcttcttctctctctcttcctctctctctctcccttctccttggccgccggccacagacggccggcggtgggccgcgcgtcccggcggcgggtcccgcgtcccgacggcgggtcccgcgtcccggcggtggcccccggccccctcctctgtctcttcttctccctctctccctctctctctcccttctccgtggccgccggccacagagtGGCGGcgccgggccgcgcgccccggctgtgggtcccgcgtcccggcggtggccccggcccctcctctctctcttcctctctctctttcccttctccttggccgccggccacagacggccggcggtgggccgcgagtcccggcggcgggtcccgcgtcccggcggtggcccccggccccctcctctctctcttcttctctctctcttcctctctctctcccttctccgtggccgccggccacagactgccggcggcaagccgcgcgtcccggcggcgggccgcgcgtcccggcggtgggccgcgcgtcccggcggcgggccgcgctccccggcggcgggccgcgcgccccggctgtgggtcccgcgtcccggcggtggccccggccccctcctctctctcttcctctctctctctcccttctccttggccgtcggccacagacggccggcggtgggccgcgcgtcccggcggctggtcccgcgtcccggcggcgggtcccgcatcccgacggtggcccccggccctctcctctctctcttcctctctctctcccttctccttggccgccggccacagacggccggcggcggggcgCCCCTCCCGAAGGCGGGCCCACATCCTGGCGGCGGGCCCGCGTCCAGACGGTGGGCCgcgccctcttctctctcttcttctctctctcccttctcttcggTTGCTGGCCACAGACGGTCGACGGTGGGCCCCGCGCCCCGCCCCGGTGGCCAAGGCGGGCCCGCACCCCGACGGCGGTCCTCGACCTCGTCTCTTCCAGCGGGGCCGTTGCCCTGACGGCGGCCCCGCGTCTCGACGGTGGGCTCAGACGGTCGGTGGGGCCGCGTGCGCTGAAGGCGGGCCCCACGTGGTGATGGCTCCGATGCGATCGGTTGCGATGACGGTGGGGTCCATGGATTCCGacgttcatttttttttatctcattaatttaattttatttttatctttatttaattaaatataattgtattttaaatttttaaatatattgcatttcatgaaaacgtagacccgtcaattgatcaatgtataatattctacgttatccgtataaaatatatatttcatatatatttttatatggatatcgtaaaatacatacattgatcaattgattgtccagtttggacagtttgggaattgcatttaattctatagataattacattattcgaatgatatgcggagggttcgagagatatttcggacagtatttttctttagttctcctcacacattttgagtcgtgtggggagaactaaggggaaatgctgccgaaatttctttcggtcctttttgcgtatcgtttgattaatgtaattaatctatagaattaatgcaattcccgaatgggataggatctatctgtacctatttgttgatgatatgatgcatgtatcatgtaaatttttcaattgtattttaaatttttaaatatattgcatttcatgaaaacgtagacccgtcaattgatcaatgtataatattctacgttatccgtataaaatatatatttcatatatatttttatatggatatcgtaaaatacatacattgatcaattgattgtccagtttggacagtttgggaattgcatttaattctatagataattacattattcgaatgatatgcggagggttcgagagatatttcggacagtatttttctttagttctcctcacacattttgagtcgtgtggggagaactaaggggaaatgctgccgaaatttctttcggtcctttttgcgtatcgtttgattaatgtaattaatctatagaattaatgcaattcccgaatgggataggatctatctgtacctatttgttgatgatatgatgcatgtatcatgtaaaattttggtaataataaaataattaataatattaaatattttaattttgattttattgtaggttgttttgagaaaatggccagtactcgagttcgtgttttattgtattatgatggcatgatacagagtaatgatcaaactggtgtgcagtatagtcatcctgcaaatcggatgattagaatatcttcatcattatcacgtcaagaattattggatcatttatacagcagtattcctatagacaaagaaaaatatgaaataaaattgaaatggagatctcctaatctgtcgggacagttaatgcagagtaaatatatcttggttccaattgatgacgatgatgatgtcgaagaaatgctgacatttcctttgaaatattcagattgtcgatttttagaattatatattgaaaaagcagatgtaccaagctttggatatcatagtcggtttttaactcaagctgttcaaaccgatagtgttgaggccggttttgcagaacaatatttcattactgccggtcctagctgtccaattattccaagtgctgtgatgacttctcctgtgtcttctgctatggtgacttctcctttggtacaagtagtggtaagtgcgggagacgacactcatatagaaaatgatgattgggtagtcggaggaataaattctgatagtctgggttttgagtcagatgaaaatgaagatgaagacagttggatggatgaggacagtagcagtaatgacgatgatgatgaagatgagaatgatgatgaagatgttcaagctaatattaatgtggaagaatctcAATCTCATTTGCACCAACCTCCacaatattttaatgatataaatttagatgatggtggttgtgttagtgctggtcgaagattgaattctgacaatcaattttgggactcttcgatgactgaattttctaaaggtttaatgtttgagagtaaagatgatgtaaggagagctgttgatctttatcacattatgaagcatcggacatacaatgtagttcagtcgcattcgaaattatggtctgtacgatgcgcatcatcagataatgttcagcattgtaaatggaggcttcgtgctgcattgttgaaaaagcatggatattttcaaatcacaaaatatgagggtcctcacacttgtttgtttacgggattgagtcgagaccacaaacatgtcagtggaaaaatgattagcacattagtccgacatattgttgagaaagatcccggtgttaaagttgaagctattgtggcagccgttaatgatcaatttcaatatacagtatcatacaggaaagcatggtgtggaaagcataaggcattggttgatatttatggagaatgggagccatcttatgctaaattaccttattatatggctgcacttcaaaatgcaaatcctggtacagttgtttcatgggatttttttcaatctgtgaattccaatgttcgtgttttaaattatattttttgggctttcgaaccatctattcagggttttatgcactgccgtcctgtaattagcattgatggcacgcacttgtatggtaaatttaaaggtaagatgttaattgcaacaggcattgatgcagagaatgggatatttccattagcatatgcaattgtcgatgaggaaacgactgcaagttggagttggtttcttttccagctcagaacacatatcgttaaagatagaaatggaatatgcttaatttctgacaggcatccaggtatattaaatgccatcgcagatgagtctattggatggagtccaccacgtgcctatcatcgatactgtttaagacatatctgcagtaatttcaatacacattttaaaaatgtgcagctgaaaagagcagtatggcaagccggaagtgctcatcaagttcgtaaattcaattttatcatgggcagaattagaacagtgaatgaagaagcttggagctggttgtccgagatagaaaaggagaagtggacattggcacatgatgatggtctacgctatggtgttttaactacaaatttgtcggaggtttttaacagtgttctacgaggagctagaaatgtgccaattacagcttgtgttcaactgacattttatcgtcttgtcaaatatttcaatacgaggcatgctcaagccttgagatatgtagaggagaatcaaaataatctttttactcctcatgttgcaattaaaattgctgaagatcaagttaaggctaaccagcaccgagtaacagcattcaaccttcaaagaggtatatatgaagtgcttacgagaagaGCAGGCGGAGGActacgaggtggaggaaattctcatactgttacatTAGCTGAAAGAAATTGTTCATGTGGAAAGTGGAGCACGtataaatatccatgttcacatgttttagctgtgtgtcaagaaattgctgtacattttagtggttttgtggatgatgcatatacaattacagcatatatgaatgcttggaccggtaatttcaatccactaccacatgaagattattggatgcatacacgtatgttcaaatgcatgcctgatcatcatcgtttgagaccgaagcagaaaggtagaccaaagtcaacgagactacgaaatgagatggatgataggcaaataagaaataagaatcactgtggtatttgtagggaacagggtcatgatcgtcgtcgctgtcctaggatagttcaacatacttcaacttcaagcagcggAAGAATTTGAAagctttgaaaatttatttttgtcagtgttttatgaattactgcgagattgtatttgaatttacgtgtgtaatatgttgggatgaactgaattttgtgtttaagttgtattgtgtgataatattatatttaaaaaaaaaatttaaaatattgttttactttttttaatatatctgtGATAATTTTGCTTGAggcagcgtattatggcttacgatccacgatattccggtcctcgagacagcagtattcttacattgcaggagcatcaTCGATCGCAGACTATTTTAAATGGCGGCGTAAGTATTACAATCTTTTTTACTCTTTAAATTctcattttaaaaatcatatacgttatctaattattatattttattacaggagtccagacatcttcgtctacgacgatccgatgcagatttctggaggacagaggatatcccacgtagagtgttagattatttacgatatctgggattttatggagtatatcggatcggtcgtatacagatggacgttggtcttattactgctttgcttgagagatggcgtccagagacacacacatttcatcttccatttggtgaggcgaccatcactttacaggatgtcagcatccttactggactaccagttgatggagatccagttaccggagttgatcccgcacttaccattccggagtggcaggctttgtgcttgcgattgttagggtttgagcccgacgcacattttttcgatcattcacgactcaggattgagtgtttggatgatcgttatcgtcattttcatattgcggatgatgcatcggaggagatggtgcagcagtatgttaggggtcaggtgctgcgattgttaggtggtgtcctgttacctgatacttcatcgaataagatgaagttgatgtttctgccattattagaggatttagatttcgctcgtcgactcagttggggcagtgcagtactagcttgtctataccgagctatgtgtcggggggcctatgctgatcagagcgagattggcggttatcttgtattattgcaggtatgtgaattaaaattttttatttttaatatttaattatatatgacattgaatatattatttatttaatttttgaaatttgcagatttgggtatgggagcgtatgccgactatcagtccattacgacgacagttgctcgagatgccatcagagcagcaggatcctgatgttccattcagactagacggtccattaggatacaggtatcgaaatattattatttttatttaaattttttttttaaaatttatttaatattagtacattgtgaaacagatggaacgttgcattcaacgttcatcacgtatcgacaagagtggcacgggtttataggtgccagttggatacattagttgatacatctagacgggtaaattttaaattttttacaaatatcaatttacagtattcataatctaaatttttattaattttttttattttaattatattatatcagtttttgtggaagccatatacagatgggatattggctatactgccgcagatgtgtacagttggacacgacatatggactgctagggtgccgcttatttgttttgatgtggtagaatggcatcttcccgatcgtgtcctgcggcagtttggtcagattcagggcatcccagagcagtttgataccagtcagggacttcatcgtattgatcgacgagggagagctcgtatcgactggcgtatcagacatgcacagtacatcgatatttgggatgcacgtcgagatcacattgttcatggtgatcctattttgagaggtcgttcatatactgatgactacatggcttggttttttagcattacagtgcgagtcattggacagtctcagtatgcagtttctggatacgagggcgagagttctactgtacgtcttttggtaagattacgaaaattacttcatgttatttgtgttatatttttgttttatattgtacactatactgattgttttatactaactgttctatttcTACGTTATAGACTGATTCTGTGTCCGAACTCGTATTGgacactcgtcgtgctttatctacgactgatgaggacgagcggattcagatactgcgggagatggagagaacaggttccggagcattgagggcgattggtgttgatccacatacctgtgcgccttggtatggagcagttcggacgccagatatgagttatacgccgtcaccatatgcttcacatatgccatcaccgcatattccgcatatgtcatcattcgatgctgcacagatgccaccgctttttcatccacagatggcagcgtcttcttcgtcctacatcccccagatgccatcaccgggtaccagttggccacatgagtatgatacttttttttcaggtccatccgtgtatccagatgagagagttgaacgggtctctcagtccgtagatgatccgacagcatcagttattcctgagcagcatgatcagcagatctcctccactgatataggagaggagccatcacagcaggagcagccgacgaggaccttcctgagaaggtccaagcgaccacgggcgccgcgacgtccttgtgggacttagtctttattgtatttgtatttagtatttttacatttttgttgtactattttttttggatatatttaacattttgattctattgaataatattaaatattgatttcattttatattatttaattttaaattattggatattatgatttgtgcatatggatacacatactcgaacgtgtctcagaatattaggagagaaaatgttatgCCGGCTGGCCGTACTTCCCGGGGGCGAACCCCGCATCCCGATGGCCACGGCGGGCtcccgcgccccgacggcggtcctcagcCCCCGTCTCTTCCGGCGGTGGGTCCCGTCTCGATTGGTTGTGggtccagagcagtttgataccagttagggacttcatcgtattgatcgacgagggagagttcgtatcgactggcgtatcagacatgcacagtacatcgatatttgggatgcacgtcgagatcttattgttcatggtgatcatattttgagaggtcgttcatatactgatgactacatgacttgattttttagcattatggtgcgagtcattggacagtctcagtatgcagtttctggatacgagggcgagagttctactgtacgtcttttggtaagattatgaaaattacttcatgttatttgtgttatatttttgttttatattgtacactatactgattgttttatactaactgttctatttttattttatagacttattctatgtcggatctcgtgttggacgctcgtcgtgctttatctacgactgatgaggacgagcggattcagatactgcgggagatggagagaacaggttccggaacatttgtggcgattggtgttgatgcacatacctgtgcgctttggtatggagcagttcgggcgctagatatgagttatacgccgtcaccatatgcttcacatatgccatcaccgcatatgtcatcatttgatgctgcacagatgccaccgccttttcatctacagatggcagcgtcttcttcttcgtacatcccccagatgccatcatcgggtaccagttggccacatgagtatgatacttttttgagaggcatccatccgtgtatccagatgagagagttgaacgggtctctcagtccgtagatgatccgacagacgATCATGGGCGCCGCGACgttcttgtgggacttagtctttattgtatttgtatttagtattttttcatatttgttgtatttttttttttacgtttgacatttttattctattgaataatattaaatattgattttattttatattatttaattttaaatgattggatattatgattagtgcatatggatacacatactcgaacgtgtctcagaatattaggagagaaaatgttatgctgaaaggattataaaaattataacgtaaataataatatatcaaatgttgctcttttaattaaattttagaaaaaataagtctatttttaagtaaaaaaaaagaatacgtaatagaatgctaaaaagataaaaataaaaaaaatttgaaattataatttgaaatgataaaatttttaaaataatttttaaagaaaatatcataaaaaaattattaaaataataataaaataagaattataattataaattttaaaaaaaattaattttaatttaaattagaaaatatcattttaattattatttttattatttaattaaatttatttattaaataattataaatagataactaaagatattaaaaaa contains the following coding sequences:
- the LOC140856016 gene encoding uncharacterized protein, which produces MCTVGHDIWTARVPLICFDVVEWHLPDRVLRQFGQIQGIPEQFDTSQGLHRIDRRGRARIDWRIRHAQYIDIWDARRDHIVHGDPILRGRSYTDDYMAWFFSITVRVIGQSQYAVSGYEGESSTVRLLTDSVSELVLDTRRALSTTDEDERIQILREMERTGSGALRAIGVDPHTCAPWYGAVRTPDMSYTPSPYASHMPSPHIPHMSSFDAAQMPPLFHPQMAASSSSYIPQMPSPGTSWPHEYDTFFSGPSVYPDERVERVSQSVDDPTASVIPEQHDQQISSTDIGEEPSQQEQPTRTFLRRSKRPRAPRRPCGT